A genomic region of Alicyclobacillus sp. SO9 contains the following coding sequences:
- a CDS encoding pentapeptide repeat-containing protein, protein MVVRAPPAAWAYLRWTYFIGTYLSGTYLSETYFIGTQLR, encoded by the coding sequence ATGGTCGTTCGTGCACCACCCGCCGCCTGGGCATACCTACGCTGGACCTACTTCATCGGGACTTACTTGAGTGGGACTTACTTGAGTGAGACTTACTTCATTGGGACTCAGTTACGCTGA
- a CDS encoding thiolase family protein: protein MAQAVIVDAARTPIGRRKGMFTGIHPVDLLAQLMTQTLHRNQLDPKLVDDVIIGCVDQVGEQGANIARNAWLSAGLPEAVPGTTIDRQCGSSLQALHFAAQGVMAGAYDIVVAGGVESMTRVPLMSTLNGSGTPMTQGLQIRYNLQDNWFNQAVGAEMIAKRWGLTRRELDEFSYLSHQRAAAARDKSAFENEIFPVRFRGVDGIEKLFTVDEGIRTNTTVEKMGQLSPAFEGLSVITAGNASQISDGASMSLVMSSDTAEEMGLKARARFISFAVVGVDPITMLTGPIPATQKVLKRAGLTIDDIDLFEVNEAFAPVVLAWQKETGVPLEKVNVNGGAIALGHRLGATGTRMTATLLNALEERDLRYGLMAVCEGGGMANATIIERLD, encoded by the coding sequence GTGGCGCAAGCTGTCATTGTAGACGCAGCTCGAACCCCAATAGGACGCAGGAAAGGAATGTTTACGGGGATTCACCCGGTAGATCTACTGGCGCAGTTGATGACGCAGACATTGCACCGAAATCAACTGGATCCGAAGTTGGTGGACGATGTCATTATTGGCTGCGTCGATCAAGTTGGAGAACAAGGAGCCAACATCGCACGCAACGCGTGGCTCAGCGCAGGACTTCCAGAGGCCGTACCTGGAACAACAATTGACAGACAATGTGGATCCAGTTTGCAGGCCCTCCATTTTGCGGCTCAGGGTGTGATGGCAGGTGCCTACGATATCGTCGTTGCTGGCGGGGTTGAATCAATGACCCGAGTGCCGCTGATGAGTACTCTAAATGGCTCCGGTACACCAATGACACAAGGATTACAGATTCGCTACAACCTACAGGATAACTGGTTTAATCAAGCGGTAGGAGCAGAGATGATTGCGAAGCGGTGGGGCTTGACCCGCAGAGAGCTCGATGAGTTCAGCTACCTCAGTCACCAGCGAGCGGCCGCTGCACGAGACAAGTCTGCTTTTGAGAACGAAATCTTTCCAGTTAGATTCCGTGGTGTCGACGGGATCGAAAAATTATTTACGGTGGATGAGGGAATTCGAACGAATACCACTGTGGAAAAGATGGGCCAACTGAGTCCTGCTTTTGAAGGACTGAGTGTGATTACAGCAGGAAATGCAAGTCAAATTTCTGACGGTGCAAGTATGAGTCTCGTGATGTCTTCTGACACCGCAGAAGAGATGGGCCTAAAAGCACGAGCGCGGTTTATTTCGTTTGCTGTGGTCGGCGTAGACCCCATTACAATGCTCACCGGACCGATACCTGCAACCCAAAAGGTATTAAAACGCGCGGGGTTGACGATTGACGATATTGACTTGTTTGAGGTAAACGAAGCTTTTGCTCCGGTAGTATTGGCCTGGCAAAAAGAGACTGGTGTTCCTTTGGAGAAGGTTAATGTGAACGGAGGCGCCATAGCTTTGGGACATCGTCTCGGTGCTACAGGAACCAGAATGACGGCTACATTACTGAATGCACTGGAGGAGCGGGACCTTCGCTATGGCTTGATGGCTGTTTGTGAAGGCGGCGGAATGGCAAATGCCACTATTATTGAGCGTCTTGACTGA
- a CDS encoding 3-hydroxyacyl-CoA dehydrogenase: protein MHLNGKTFLVTGGGSGLGAATVRMLRENMGNVMILDINETAGDSTAKETGALFLKTDVTDERDVEEAVHAAEERFGSLHGVVNCAGLGTGEKVITKHGPHSLDMFAKTIQVNLIGTFNVIRIAANAMVRNEPNEDGERGVIVNTASVAAFDGQIGQAAYSASKGGIVGMTLPIARELARYGVRVMSVAPGIFDTPMLASLPDAARESLGTQVPFPSRLGRPDEYAELVRSIFTNCMLNGEVIRLDGAIRMAPR, encoded by the coding sequence ATGCACTTAAACGGAAAAACTTTTTTGGTTACCGGCGGAGGTTCAGGGCTAGGCGCTGCTACTGTCAGAATGCTAAGAGAAAATATGGGGAATGTCATGATTCTGGACATTAACGAAACGGCTGGAGACAGTACAGCAAAAGAGACAGGAGCACTTTTTCTTAAGACAGATGTCACAGATGAGCGGGATGTAGAAGAAGCTGTACACGCAGCTGAGGAACGCTTTGGCAGCCTTCATGGAGTGGTCAATTGTGCAGGACTGGGGACAGGCGAGAAAGTGATTACAAAGCATGGCCCCCATTCCTTAGATATGTTTGCAAAGACAATACAGGTGAACTTGATTGGAACCTTTAACGTCATTCGAATTGCTGCAAATGCAATGGTTAGGAATGAGCCGAATGAGGACGGGGAGCGCGGAGTGATTGTCAACACTGCGTCTGTGGCCGCATTCGACGGACAAATTGGTCAAGCTGCATATTCTGCGTCCAAAGGGGGTATTGTCGGAATGACCTTGCCGATTGCTCGAGAACTTGCCAGATACGGGGTGCGCGTGATGAGTGTTGCCCCAGGTATCTTTGATACCCCGATGCTTGCAAGTCTACCCGATGCAGCGCGAGAAAGCCTAGGTACCCAGGTCCCCTTTCCATCAAGACTGGGTCGTCCGGACGAGTATGCGGAACTGGTCCGCAGCATCTTTACCAATTGTATGTTAAACGGCGAAGTCATTCGACTCGATGGAGCCATCCGTATGGCGCCACGCTAG
- a CDS encoding acyl-CoA dehydrogenase family protein: MDHPYLTQEHDMFRRALRKFLEQEAVPNFDKWEEDRLIPRDFWKKLGSQGYLCPTVPEQYGGAGVDFSFSVVVNEELERVGSSLVGIGLHSDIVVPYLLSYGTEAQKNKWLPGCLSGDVITAVAMTEPAAGSDLAGIKTTAVRDGDSYVLNGSKTFITNGIQADLILVACKTDVNATPPHSGISLIWVERDTPGFSRGKKLDKVGQHGQDTAELYFDDCRVPALNVLGEEGRGFAYMSDKLQQERLIVSIAAQVSAEQTLHDTIEYVQQRTAFGKPISKFQNTRFRLAEMATEVDIGRNYIEQLVSRHIAGEDVVTEVSMAKWWITEMAKRIVDGCMQLFGGYGYMEEYAIARRYRDIPVMRVYAGTNEIMKTIIAKRIGL, from the coding sequence ATGGATCATCCTTACCTAACACAAGAACACGACATGTTTCGGCGGGCCCTGCGTAAATTTCTGGAACAAGAGGCTGTTCCCAATTTCGATAAATGGGAGGAGGACAGGCTGATTCCGAGAGATTTCTGGAAAAAACTCGGCAGTCAAGGGTATCTTTGCCCAACCGTACCTGAACAGTACGGCGGAGCTGGTGTTGATTTTTCTTTCTCAGTTGTCGTCAATGAAGAACTGGAACGAGTCGGCTCGAGTCTTGTAGGCATCGGATTGCACAGCGATATCGTAGTCCCCTACTTGCTCAGTTATGGTACAGAAGCACAGAAAAACAAATGGCTGCCTGGATGCCTGAGCGGTGACGTGATTACGGCAGTTGCCATGACCGAGCCCGCTGCAGGGTCTGACTTGGCGGGAATTAAGACAACCGCTGTGAGGGACGGGGATAGTTATGTGCTAAACGGATCGAAAACGTTTATCACAAATGGCATACAAGCCGACTTGATTTTGGTAGCGTGCAAAACAGATGTGAATGCGACCCCGCCGCATTCGGGCATCAGTCTGATTTGGGTGGAAAGAGATACACCTGGCTTCAGTCGCGGTAAAAAGCTGGACAAAGTTGGACAACACGGTCAGGACACGGCTGAGTTGTATTTCGATGACTGCCGTGTCCCGGCTCTTAACGTGCTTGGGGAAGAGGGTAGAGGATTTGCATACATGTCCGATAAACTTCAGCAGGAACGGTTGATTGTCAGCATTGCAGCACAGGTCAGTGCCGAGCAGACACTGCACGATACAATCGAATATGTGCAGCAGCGAACCGCCTTTGGGAAGCCCATTTCAAAGTTTCAGAATACTCGCTTTCGGTTAGCGGAAATGGCTACAGAGGTGGACATTGGAAGAAACTACATTGAACAACTGGTGAGCCGTCACATTGCCGGAGAAGACGTGGTCACTGAGGTTTCGATGGCCAAGTGGTGGATTACTGAAATGGCAAAACGGATTGTCGACGGATGTATGCAGCTGTTTGGAGGATATGGCTATATGGAGGAGTACGCCATTGCCCGGCGCTATCGGGATATTCCAGTGATGCGCGTGTACGCCGGGACAAACGAAATCATGAAGACGATTATTGCAAAAAGGATTGGGCTTTAG
- a CDS encoding CaiB/BaiF CoA-transferase family protein, which translates to MADFLTGTRIIDMTRLLPGPYATLRLAEMGAEVIKVEDINWRDPARYTGPADESGKGLVFLANHRGKESVTIDIQSAAGHEQLLQLIQSADVLMEGFRPGRMKQFGLDYETLRQSNPRLILCSLTGYGQHGPLSQTAGHDLNYMAVSGLLSLMAGPNSTPHPPSVQLADMIGGMAASEAVLAALIERHRTGQGRHIDISMTAALLGLLPVHTAVASSRLGEYGIEELTGSRVCYGIYQTKDAKYMALGALEPKFWRAFCENVHHAEWVPKQFEQAVNGNAVYEEIKAAFLNRTEAEWREFAANVDCCLSPVHNLPNALAQAEASQLTYFIREGQSAFTSIATAAGGIEL; encoded by the coding sequence ATGGCTGATTTTTTAACCGGAACGCGTATCATTGACATGACTCGTCTCTTGCCAGGCCCATATGCTACATTACGGCTCGCTGAAATGGGAGCCGAGGTGATTAAGGTAGAAGACATAAACTGGCGCGATCCCGCACGGTATACAGGCCCCGCAGACGAGTCTGGCAAAGGGTTAGTTTTCTTGGCAAACCACCGTGGCAAGGAAAGTGTCACGATTGACATTCAATCGGCAGCGGGTCATGAGCAGTTGCTGCAGTTAATACAATCTGCTGATGTACTCATGGAGGGGTTTCGCCCCGGCAGGATGAAACAGTTTGGCTTGGACTATGAAACACTGCGTCAATCCAACCCACGACTCATTTTGTGTTCCTTAACTGGTTATGGCCAGCACGGTCCTCTGTCTCAAACAGCAGGTCATGACCTCAACTATATGGCGGTTAGCGGTCTGCTGTCCCTGATGGCGGGTCCAAACAGCACGCCGCACCCGCCATCTGTTCAACTCGCCGATATGATTGGTGGCATGGCTGCTTCAGAGGCTGTGCTAGCAGCCTTGATTGAACGACATCGGACAGGGCAGGGCAGACACATCGATATCAGTATGACGGCTGCACTTCTTGGGCTGTTGCCTGTACACACGGCCGTTGCGTCTTCGCGTCTGGGCGAATATGGAATTGAAGAACTGACAGGGAGCCGTGTGTGTTACGGGATTTATCAGACTAAAGATGCAAAGTATATGGCACTCGGGGCATTGGAACCAAAGTTTTGGAGAGCGTTTTGCGAAAACGTCCATCACGCAGAATGGGTTCCCAAACAGTTCGAACAAGCTGTTAATGGAAATGCTGTCTACGAGGAAATCAAGGCAGCGTTTCTGAATCGGACAGAAGCTGAGTGGAGGGAGTTCGCCGCTAACGTAGATTGCTGCCTCAGTCCAGTACACAACCTCCCCAATGCTCTTGCACAGGCGGAAGCTTCACAGTTAACTTACTTCATTCGGGAAGGACAGTCGGCCTTTACGAGTATAGCCACCGCAGCAGGCGGGATAGAACTGTGA
- a CDS encoding aldo/keto reductase, which yields MVAKNIADAVVLNNGVEMPWTGLGVYKTKDGEEVHNAVRYALEAGYRHIDTAAFYENEVGVGQAIKDSGYKREELFITTKLWNNEQGYESTLKAFEESRRKLGLDYVDLYLIHWPGKDKYKETWRAFEKLYEDGYLKAVGVSNFQIHHLENLMAEAKVVPAVNQVECHPLLTQKDLHQFCRDKGIQLEAWSPIMRGNLDETALVELAKQYERTPAQIVLRWHLQNEIVIIPKSVRQARIAENANLFDFELSAADMAKIDALNQNKRFGPHPDEFLF from the coding sequence ATGGTTGCCAAAAACATCGCAGACGCAGTAGTACTTAACAATGGTGTTGAGATGCCGTGGACTGGGCTTGGAGTATACAAGACGAAAGACGGGGAAGAAGTTCACAATGCGGTACGGTACGCACTTGAAGCGGGATACAGACATATTGATACGGCGGCCTTCTATGAAAATGAGGTTGGAGTAGGGCAAGCCATTAAAGACTCCGGGTATAAGCGGGAAGAGTTATTTATCACGACGAAGCTTTGGAACAATGAACAGGGCTACGAGAGTACGCTGAAGGCCTTTGAGGAGAGCCGCAGGAAACTGGGGCTGGATTACGTCGATTTGTATTTGATTCATTGGCCTGGAAAGGACAAATACAAAGAGACATGGCGGGCCTTTGAAAAACTGTACGAAGACGGTTATCTGAAGGCTGTTGGTGTCAGTAACTTTCAAATTCATCACCTGGAAAACTTAATGGCTGAGGCCAAGGTTGTGCCTGCTGTCAACCAAGTAGAGTGTCATCCTTTGTTGACGCAAAAAGACCTGCATCAGTTCTGCCGTGACAAAGGCATTCAGTTGGAAGCCTGGAGTCCGATTATGAGAGGGAATCTGGATGAAACTGCTTTGGTTGAACTGGCAAAGCAGTACGAGCGCACGCCTGCACAAATCGTCTTGCGCTGGCACCTGCAAAACGAAATTGTGATTATCCCAAAATCGGTCCGGCAGGCTCGCATCGCTGAAAATGCAAACTTGTTTGATTTCGAACTGTCAGCGGCAGACATGGCGAAAATTGATGCACTCAATCAAAACAAGAGGTTTGGGCCTCATCCGGATGAATTTCTGTTTTAA
- a CDS encoding thioesterase family protein, which translates to MDDWQCQITIQVRSTEIDVNGHVNNAKYLEYLEWGREEWFEQNRLDYDVLKREGIVTVVVHISANYHREAVQNDRLTIKSRLVSVGNTSLTMEQLIVNQRGDKVLDASLVIVTTNPDTHRKTRVPDVIRKCIHGAG; encoded by the coding sequence TTGGATGATTGGCAATGTCAGATTACCATTCAAGTTCGCTCCACTGAAATTGATGTTAATGGACATGTGAACAATGCGAAATACCTTGAGTATTTGGAATGGGGACGAGAGGAATGGTTTGAACAAAATCGACTGGACTACGACGTGTTGAAGAGAGAAGGCATCGTCACCGTCGTTGTCCATATTAGTGCAAACTACCATCGTGAAGCAGTTCAAAATGACCGACTGACAATCAAATCGCGTCTTGTTAGCGTTGGTAATACGAGCCTCACCATGGAACAACTCATCGTAAACCAACGGGGAGACAAAGTTCTTGACGCGTCACTCGTAATCGTAACGACAAATCCGGACACACATCGAAAAACACGAGTCCCTGACGTCATTCGCAAGTGCATCCATGGCGCTGGCTAA
- a CDS encoding M23 family metallopeptidase, giving the protein MKRPKLLHTVVAAVSLLLVANTIPSATVEAQVKTTRHGPTVTPMTSQEQLKSIYRAAGKEYDISWELLAAVDRYAQLTKTKAKKQAAPYYGLALEEKAWVGVDNPNLRDVNPVTIKLFHGLGMDATGDGLALQWDETDRIFSLARWLDTESGEEGIDRLLWDLFQDPVAMDRVFAFQRIFEAFGLNPKGHCFPVAKRYNYTVKHTFGAGRSYGGRRIHEGVDIFANYGTPVLACSHGYVELIGWNRFGGWRIGIRDADNKYYYYAHLSRYPKGLQRGDLVRPGQVIGYVGSTGYGPPGTSGKFPPHLHFGIYKHSGTGEWSYSPSRQLSQWERLPQKILQPPSSKS; this is encoded by the coding sequence ATGAAAAGACCAAAACTTTTGCATACAGTTGTTGCGGCGGTAAGCCTGTTACTGGTCGCTAACACGATTCCGTCAGCGACTGTGGAGGCGCAAGTGAAAACGACCCGACACGGCCCGACTGTCACGCCGATGACATCACAGGAACAATTGAAGTCCATCTATCGAGCTGCAGGTAAAGAGTATGACATCTCCTGGGAACTCTTGGCTGCCGTCGATCGGTATGCGCAGCTTACCAAGACAAAAGCGAAGAAGCAGGCTGCTCCTTATTATGGACTGGCTCTTGAAGAAAAGGCGTGGGTGGGCGTAGACAACCCCAATTTGAGGGACGTCAATCCTGTCACGATAAAGCTGTTTCATGGTCTTGGGATGGATGCTACCGGAGACGGACTAGCTCTGCAATGGGATGAAACAGACAGGATATTTTCTTTGGCACGGTGGCTTGATACTGAGTCTGGAGAAGAAGGAATTGACAGGCTTTTGTGGGATTTGTTCCAGGATCCCGTTGCCATGGACCGCGTCTTCGCCTTTCAGCGAATTTTTGAGGCCTTTGGCTTGAACCCAAAAGGACACTGTTTTCCTGTAGCAAAACGCTACAATTACACAGTTAAGCACACTTTTGGAGCAGGAAGAAGTTACGGAGGCCGCCGAATTCACGAAGGTGTCGATATTTTTGCAAACTACGGGACTCCAGTACTTGCATGCAGTCACGGTTATGTTGAGTTAATCGGCTGGAACCGCTTTGGCGGCTGGCGCATTGGAATCAGGGATGCGGATAACAAATACTACTACTACGCCCATTTGTCTCGTTATCCTAAAGGCTTACAACGAGGGGATTTGGTACGTCCTGGTCAAGTCATAGGTTACGTTGGAAGCACTGGCTACGGACCACCTGGAACCAGCGGCAAGTTTCCTCCTCATCTTCATTTTGGCATCTATAAGCATTCAGGAACAGGAGAATGGTCCTACAGTCCATCAAGACAACTGTCCCAGTGGGAGCGATTGCCACAGAAAATTCTTCAACCCCCGTCTTCCAAATCTTGA
- a CDS encoding acyl-CoA thioesterase, which produces MEGKPVSASRTIMTDIVLPSDTNTYGTIFGGRVMAYVDKLASIASMRHARKPVVTASSDSLDFLGPVTVGEAIRLEGFVTWTHHTSMEVYVKIEAENLMTGEVNLTAASYLTFVALGPDGRPDIVPPVIPETDAERWHYDTASRRYEIRKRRKLERSQGLGH; this is translated from the coding sequence GTGGAGGGCAAACCAGTCAGTGCTTCACGAACAATCATGACGGATATTGTATTGCCGTCAGATACGAATACCTACGGAACCATTTTTGGCGGAAGGGTAATGGCGTACGTAGATAAATTGGCCAGCATCGCGAGCATGAGGCATGCTCGTAAACCGGTTGTAACAGCTTCAAGTGACAGTCTTGATTTTCTGGGCCCCGTCACGGTTGGTGAAGCTATCCGTTTAGAAGGGTTTGTAACTTGGACCCACCACACTTCGATGGAAGTATACGTGAAGATAGAAGCTGAGAACTTGATGACGGGAGAGGTTAACCTCACTGCCGCGTCATATCTCACATTTGTTGCGCTCGGACCAGATGGGCGTCCTGACATCGTACCACCCGTGATACCCGAGACCGATGCGGAACGATGGCACTACGATACCGCTTCGCGTCGCTATGAAATTCGCAAACGCCGAAAACTGGAACGTTCTCAGGGGTTGGGGCACTAA
- the rplS gene encoding 50S ribosomal protein L19 gives MDILREITQDQLRTDIPTFRPGDTVRVHVKVREGQRERIQVFEGVVIRRRGGGVSETYTVRKVSYGVGVERTFPIHSPNIAKIEVMRRGKVRRAKLYYLRQLSGKAARIKEIR, from the coding sequence ATGGACATTTTACGTGAAATCACGCAAGATCAGCTGCGTACTGACATCCCCACTTTTCGCCCTGGCGATACCGTTCGAGTACACGTTAAGGTGCGAGAGGGTCAACGCGAACGTATTCAGGTATTTGAAGGCGTCGTAATTCGCCGCCGAGGCGGTGGAGTCAGTGAGACGTACACAGTTCGTAAGGTATCTTACGGCGTTGGGGTAGAACGAACCTTTCCAATTCATTCGCCGAACATAGCCAAGATCGAAGTGATGCGAAGAGGTAAGGTCAGACGCGCGAAGCTGTATTACTTGCGCCAACTGTCCGGTAAGGCCGCTAGAATTAAAGAAATTCGTTAG
- the ylqF gene encoding ribosome biogenesis GTPase YlqF — protein MQQIHWFPGHMAKARRQMQEVIKRVDVVLELVDARLPLASSNPLIAELAGSKPRVQILTRIDLADEKQTSAWEKYFQESGYSCLPVDAKSGKGIQRLLPLLETILKDKRLRDAKRGIRPRPFRAMVAGIPNVGKSSFINRMARKASTKTGDRPGVTKTQQWIRLGEIELLDTPGVLWPKLDNQVAAHKLAVSGAIKSDILDAQELAAFFIVWAGNHYPSALLDRYQVTAPIGVQWTSAGEVWSEVEPVLEAIAEKRGLLGGRGVMDLERAASLVVRELQTGQLGRMSLEWPSELGV, from the coding sequence GTGCAGCAGATACATTGGTTCCCTGGTCACATGGCAAAAGCTCGCCGACAAATGCAGGAAGTGATAAAGCGAGTTGACGTCGTTTTGGAGTTGGTTGACGCCAGACTCCCTCTCGCCAGCAGTAATCCGCTGATTGCTGAATTGGCAGGCTCCAAACCAAGGGTTCAGATTTTAACGAGAATTGATTTGGCCGACGAAAAACAGACTTCAGCGTGGGAGAAGTACTTTCAGGAGTCTGGCTATTCCTGCCTGCCCGTAGACGCAAAAAGTGGTAAGGGAATACAGCGCCTTTTACCTTTGCTGGAGACTATCCTGAAGGACAAGAGGCTCCGGGACGCGAAGAGAGGCATTCGACCCCGCCCTTTTCGCGCAATGGTGGCGGGAATTCCGAATGTTGGAAAGTCATCTTTTATCAATCGAATGGCACGAAAAGCGTCTACTAAAACAGGCGATAGACCAGGTGTGACAAAAACTCAGCAGTGGATTCGCCTTGGCGAGATTGAATTGTTGGATACGCCTGGTGTACTGTGGCCAAAACTGGACAATCAAGTGGCTGCGCACAAACTGGCAGTCAGTGGTGCAATCAAATCTGATATTCTGGATGCTCAAGAACTTGCAGCTTTTTTCATTGTTTGGGCCGGCAATCATTACCCAAGTGCGCTTCTAGACCGCTATCAAGTGACGGCACCGATAGGTGTACAATGGACGTCAGCGGGAGAAGTGTGGTCTGAAGTAGAGCCTGTTTTGGAAGCTATCGCCGAGAAGAGAGGATTGCTTGGCGGCAGGGGAGTAATGGATTTAGAGCGTGCCGCAAGCCTTGTAGTCAGGGAACTTCAAACAGGACAATTAGGGCGTATGAGTTTGGAATGGCCCAGTGAACTGGGCGTGTAA
- a CDS encoding ribonuclease HII — MLKELDTDFSATFWDVENSLAGEGHVVAGVDEVGRGCLAGPVFAAAVVLGSQSELWHGLNDSKKLSKSRRETLYQLIVDNAAGIGIGVAEVSEIEELNILHASRLAMARAIRALQIRLAQELHILLVDGTYEPLWQEGPIVAPSETVIDGDAKCPSISAASIVAKVARDRFMGTLANEYPAYGFERNVGYGTKEHLAALQKYGPCIHHRRSFRPVAQHLQSELKLYG, encoded by the coding sequence GTGTTGAAAGAATTGGACACTGATTTCAGTGCAACCTTCTGGGATGTAGAGAACTCTTTAGCCGGAGAAGGGCACGTAGTTGCAGGCGTCGACGAAGTGGGACGGGGGTGTTTGGCTGGCCCTGTATTTGCTGCAGCAGTCGTTCTTGGAAGCCAATCTGAATTGTGGCACGGATTAAACGATTCCAAAAAGCTCAGCAAATCTCGGCGAGAAACACTCTATCAACTGATTGTCGACAATGCGGCGGGCATTGGCATTGGTGTGGCTGAGGTCTCAGAAATTGAGGAGTTAAACATCTTACATGCTTCAAGGCTGGCAATGGCCAGAGCAATTCGTGCCTTGCAGATACGACTAGCCCAAGAACTTCACATTCTATTGGTCGACGGAACCTATGAGCCCTTGTGGCAAGAGGGTCCAATTGTCGCCCCCAGTGAAACAGTCATTGACGGCGACGCAAAGTGTCCATCCATTTCAGCAGCTTCAATTGTTGCCAAAGTTGCTCGAGACAGGTTTATGGGGACCTTGGCAAATGAGTACCCGGCATACGGATTTGAGCGCAATGTGGGCTACGGAACCAAAGAGCATCTGGCTGCGTTGCAGAAGTATGGCCCGTGCATACATCACCGCCGAAGCTTTCGACCTGTGGCTCAACACTTGCAATCTGAGTTGAAGCTATATGGATAA
- a CDS encoding EscU/YscU/HrcU family type III secretion system export apparatus switch protein yields MKKKAVALRYERTRDLAPKVVAKGAGKVAERIVRTAKDANVTVYEDEHLAQLLMGLELDSVIPEDMYQAVAEVLSYVYQAGTGKS; encoded by the coding sequence ATGAAGAAAAAGGCAGTTGCACTTCGATACGAGCGAACTCGGGACCTTGCACCAAAAGTAGTTGCAAAAGGTGCTGGTAAAGTGGCGGAACGAATTGTAAGGACGGCGAAAGATGCAAACGTTACCGTGTATGAGGACGAACATTTGGCACAATTGCTCATGGGACTTGAACTTGACAGTGTAATTCCCGAAGACATGTATCAAGCTGTTGCGGAGGTCCTGTCGTATGTCTATCAGGCCGGAACAGGAAAGTCGTAG
- a CDS encoding YraN family protein: MSIRPEQESRRKAVGHFGEQVAAQYLDRTLGWNLLYQNWRCREGEIDIVAVDKGLLVAVEVRTRRTLHSGSPVESVDVAKQRQLLRVTRRLLTDPRVLGLQRSHCEIPVRIDVIGLFLSSSTVQQFVHIRNAVEAS; this comes from the coding sequence ATGTCTATCAGGCCGGAACAGGAAAGTCGTAGGAAGGCAGTTGGGCACTTTGGTGAGCAGGTTGCTGCACAATACCTGGATCGGACCTTAGGATGGAATCTCTTGTACCAGAATTGGCGATGCAGGGAGGGCGAAATTGACATCGTAGCTGTCGATAAAGGGTTATTGGTGGCCGTTGAAGTCAGGACGCGACGAACCCTCCACAGCGGATCACCTGTAGAATCGGTTGATGTTGCAAAGCAACGTCAACTTTTGAGAGTCACTCGACGGTTGTTGACAGATCCTAGGGTTCTTGGTCTACAACGGTCTCATTGCGAAATACCGGTCCGAATTGATGTGATTGGCCTCTTTTTATCCTCAAGCACAGTCCAACAGTTTGTTCACATTCGAAATGCCGTAGAGGCATCCTAA